ACAATTTTTACGTATTTGATACGTCCAATTGGGGGCAAATAACATCAATTAGGTTAAAAGATAGTAGTGAATTTTCCAGTACCACTCCAGGGCTCATTCGTCAAATAACGGAAGGTGAAGAAGATAACATCATTTTTGCCTCTTACAAGGATAATTCTACAGGTTATTTATATGAAATTAGCCGTTGTGGGGATACATTTAATTCGGTGACCAATATTTCTATTTCAAATTCAGGTGCTTTCTATTCAATATCATCTGATGGATCGACGATCGTAGTAGCCAATCAGGATGGAAATTCAGTGTCTTTTATTGAAACATCTACTTTAACTGAAGAGTTTACGTTGTTAAATACAGGAACAGGTCCACAAGTGCTTGTGGTGGATTGAAAATGTAGTTGTTTGATAAATAATAATGAATATTAAACCTTAATGATATTTCAGAAAATGAGTTAATGTTATAGAAAAAATCTTCATCTTAGTACAACTTATCAATGAGGTATAGACTAACATCTGTGTACTCTTAAAACAAAATAAAAAAGGCCATTTACTTTCGAATTATGAAAGTGAATAGCCTTTTTTAATACCATAATGTTTTTTAGCAAGTCTTAAATTAGGTTACATTTTCATCTCTAAATAAAAAAATTCCAATTCACTAACTTTATAATCCTCTAAATTACAACGAGAACTTGTGGACTAGACCCGACATTTGAATTTCCGAAAATAGTAAGGGTATCTAGTTCGATAAGTGATGCTGTATTATTGCCCTCATTGGCGGTCACAATCGTTTCATTATCTCCTGATAGACCGATGAAACCAGAGTTAAAGTTGCTAATCGAAACATTTGTAATAATCTCTAGTGAATCATTTACTCTCTTTAAAATTTGGTAAACACGATTTGTACTGCTTATACCAACATAAATACAAATGGTGTTAGTGCTATTTTGCACTTGAACAAATGTGTTTTGGTCCCCACTTGGTATATCATCTGCTGTTTGAGCAAAGAAGCTGAGATCAGTTGAATCATAGGACAAAAACCTAGATGTAGTACCTATAAAAATGTATGATTCATCTAAAGATAGACCAATACTTCTCATTTCTAATCCTGAATCAGGAAAGGCTATAGATTGATTGAAAGTGTTTTCGGGAATATTGTATACATCAAACGAATTTGCGCTTTGGTAGCCAATAATGAGCTTTGAATTGTCTGGATTTATTTGTAAAAATGTTGCGTCTGTTCGATTTGTAGAAGCGGTAAAGCTTGCCGTAAAAGTATTCGTATCTGTATCAATCACAGATACCGTATTGGCTGTCTGGCTTAAAACATAAAGTGTTTCATCGTCACTTGTTAGTGCTAAAGCTACGGGTTCGACACCTACTTCTACTTGTGCCTCAAGTGAATTACTACTTGTATCGATAACCACAACCAATCCAGCTGAATCCGTTGATTCTCCTGCACAAACATAAATTTTTGTTTCACTACTATTGACAAGTATATTTCTATTGTATTGGTAAAGGGTATCGAGTGATATGGCAATGGGTGTTGTACTATCATCGGTTGTGTCGATAACCGTTATGATTCTTCCATTAGCAACATAAACACAGTTGTTTACTAACGCCATCGCAACCGGATTTCCACCACTTAACTGAATAGTATCACCTATAGGAAGCGGTGTGACAGAAGTTTCTCCTGTATTGCCTACATAAGCAAAAGGTATCGTAACATCAAATGATGTGTTAACGCGATTTAATACTACGTTATCAATAAAGATAGCCGTTGTATTCTTGATCCCTTTTTTTGTGATAATTAATCGAGCAAAGGCAGCATTCTGAGGGAGAGTTGTAGTATTTTCCGTTATTAATTTAAATGTGTCTTGTTTGCCGTTAGGAAGTTGACTTTTTTCGATATTTAATTCTACCCCATTTTCAATAAACACGAGATCACTGTCTAAATATTCTAGAACTATCCGAACAAAAGGGGAAGTGCCTTTTTGATTAGCAGCTAGAGAAATAAAAAGTTGATATGATTCCTCTTTTACTACATTAATAAGTTGTTCAAGTGTTGCATCTTCAGAACCGCCTTTTAAAAGAGCGCTGTATCTTCCTACTACTGTGGGACATGGGTTTTCAACGATGCATGCATTGATTCCCGTCCAAGGAGATAATTCTCCACTCTGAAATTGCCCGTTAATTACAATATTCTGTAGCAGGGTCATCATCATCGTCTCCTTTATATAATATGATCTGATGAACATTTCAATCAGAGAATGTTTGCCTCTCTTAAGAGATGAAATGTTATTTTTATCAAGTTATCATGATTTTTCTTGTACTAGAGTATTCACAAAAGAATATTTGGATTGGACTCTTGTCTAGATTTTGCCGTTTTGTTATTTCGTAGGATTTTTTTAAAAAGACTCGAGGTTGTAATCGCTTTTCTTTAGTAAATGATACGTTTAAGTATGTTTGTTCTATGAGTAATACTTTTACTTGTTTATTTCTAACAATTAAATGCGGATATTAAAAGAAATCGTCTCCTCAGCATACATCGTGAATATGAGAAATTTCATCACCAATTACTTGTTTTAAATAAAGGTTTAAAAATTAGAAAGTATCCATTAACTTGTACTCTCATTTCTTTCTAAAACAGGATAAGGGATCATGGTTACATCTGAATTTCTTCCGATCACAATTCACAAATATTCAATAGAATAAACAATGTGTCTAGAACAATGATTGTAAGGTCTTCATAAACTAATCATAAGAAATAAAGGATTTGAAATGAACTTTTTAGTGGTCCAGCAAATACAAGCTTACCTGTCATCATATCAGGTGATTTTCAATTTTCTCCAGTTACTCCTTTTTACACTAGATTCCCGAATGCAGGATTTATTGATGCTTGGGCAGACAATAAACAAAATCCAGGATTGATTACGAGACAAACATTCGATCTCTTAAATGTAAATTCAACCTTAGTTTTACGAGATAATTATATTTTTTATAAAGAGAAAAAAGACTTGACCATTGAAAGTATAGCTAGAGTAGGCATTGATGTAAATGATCGTACTCCAACAGGGCTTTGGCCTTCAGATAAGGCAGGGATTAGAGCAGATATAAGTATAAATCGTAATAATGTTTAATCTAAATATAATGAAATACTGGATTACTACCTATGTATAAAATTAACATCAAGAAAAGATTGATCAACATTCAAATGTTTTTTAAAAGGTTTCTTTAATTGAACTATGATTAAATGGTCATTCAATAATTCAACGTATTTATGTAGATTTCTATAAATATTCATATATTCGAGCTAAAGGTGATTATCAAGGCTTGTGATAGAAAATAGGAATTAGGTATTTCACAGAACTTAGCTACAAGGTTAGGGTGACTTCTTTATTAAATCGATAGCACTGGATAGCATATGTTGAATATACTGTGAAATAAAGGTTTTTATTGTTGTTTTGTTATATGTTCTTTAAGTTTATGTTTTTATATCAGTTTTTATTGTAAAAGAATGCTTTTTAAAATAGGGATATGTTTTAAGGAAAGATGATTATTTTTTCCTCATATTACGATTTAAAAAGGTGAACTAAAATTCATGATTTTCCTAAATATAGGTGATGTAATCATGAATAAAAGGGTGAGAAGCTTTTCCTGTTTTAAAATAGGAAGGAGTTTAGTTTTTTGTGCGAATTCAAAATTTAATCCAAAATGGGAATTTTAAAAGTGGAACTCTTGATCCTTGGTTAGGAGAAAATACCGATGTTATTGGCTCTCCTTGTCCCTCGATAGTGGATGGCTTTAGTGCTAGGTTAAAGAGTGGTGAGGAAGTTGCGAATCTCTTTCAAAATTTTAATGTTATCACGGGTGAAACGTATCAATTAGTCTTGTCGATCGCCACTGCAGGGAAAGGAACGTCTCCTCCTGTAAAAATACGAGTGGAATACCTTAACCGGTTATTAGAAGTCGTTGGAATTGGTTTGGATGAATCAATCCCTAAAAGTCAGTTGCCTAATGGATCTGAAGGTAAATTTAATACGATTCAATTACTAACAACTGTCGTACCAAAAGAGGTGAGGTTTGCGCGGCTCATTATTGAGAAACAAGGATTGGCTTTTTCACCGAGTGTCGTAATCGATAATGTCTTTATGAGCCGTATCACAGCTGAACTAACTCCATTACCGAATACGTACGTCGGAAATACCGGTACAGATACAACTTCTATTATTTTTGAGGATAATTTTAATACCCTTACAGTAGGAAATACCCCAAATGCCATGATTCGCGCGTTTAATGGAGATACACGCTTGTTATATATTGCTTTTGGAAATGAACAATATGTTTCTGTCATTGATGTGTCGACTCAGGAGGTATTAACTACAATTCCTGTAAGTGGTGTTGCTGATTTCTATTACAATCGAAACATTGCGGTTAGTCCTGATGCTTCTAGGGTATATATGGTTACTGATCAATTTGGAACAGGTTTTGTAAACATCATTGATACATGTACGAATCAATTAGCAAATGTGGTGACTGTAGGAGAGAATCCCTTGGCTCTTGCTCTTACAAGTGATGGTTCAACATTATATGTGGCCAATGGTAATTCAAAATCTGTATCGCAACTAGATACAGAGAATTTAATAATAATCGAAACATTTGATTTTTTAGATGACTTTGGCGAATCAATTTCTTTTCTTGTTTTAACTTCAAATGAACAACAAATGATTGTCGGGGGTTTTGGTCCCCAGGGAGACTTAAGTTGTAATGGGAAATTTGAAGTCATTGATGTCGTTTCTAGTGAAGTTATTTTTAGTATAACTTATGGTACTGATACGAATGAAATTATTTATAGTATGACATTATCCTCTGATGGAGAATTTTTGTATGTTGGAACCGCAGACAATGATGAACGAACTAGGAAAACGTTTTTGAATATCTTTGATACCTCTACATGGGATTGTATAGATATACAATTATATAGTGAGTTTTTGAGTACGGGTAGTGGTAACTATTTTATTCCATATGTGATTCAGGAAGTCTCTGAGGGTGTTGGAGAGAGTTTAATCTATGTATCAGTAGTGAATAGTTCACAAGATGTAATGAATATATACGAGATTAGTCGTTGTAACAACACATTTAATACGGTGACGAATGTTTCAATAGATGGTTTTACCAATGGGTATTTTATGCTCTCTTCTGATGCATCTACCATCACAACGGCAAACCAATCAGGTAATTCAGTGTCCTATATTAGCACAGACACATTTAGTGTGGCATCAACTATAACTGTAGGGACATGTCCAGAAGTGCTTGTAGTGGATTAGATATCAAATATAGGTCTTTAGTATTCATATTACTAGTATAGTATTAATTATTGATGAGAGCTTATTCGTTGTCACAGTAAAATATGTGGAAGCCCCTTTCTAGAAATTCATTTCCATTCCTTGTATTAGCTTTAGAAAGCGCCTGCTTTATCAGCATTTCCATAGTTGACCTCGTAATAGTTTCATTCCGACTATGTTCAGTGTAGGGTTGTATCGTTTAACGCTAAAATAAAAATATCTAATTCATGAAAGTGGTGTTTTAATGGCGATCACTCAAGATTTAATTCAAAATGGAAATTTTAAGAGTGGAACTCTTGACCCTTGGATAGGAGAGAATGCCGATGTTATTGCCTCTCCTTGTCCTTCAATAGTAGATGACTTTAGTGCTAGGTTAAAGGGTGGTGAGGAAGTCGCGACTCTTTTTCAAAATTTTAACGTTATCACGGGTGAAACGTATCAATTAGTCCTGTCAATTGCAACGGCAAGGAAAGGAACGTCCCCTCCTGTAAAAATACGAGTGGAATTTCTTAACCGGTTATTAGAAGTTGTCGGAATTGGTTTGGATGAATCAATTTCTCAAAGTCAATTACCCAATGGAGCTGACGGAAAGTTTAATACGATCCAATTACTAACAGCTGTCGTACCAAAAGAGGCAAGGTTTGCACGTCTCATTATTGAGAAACAAGGATTGGCATTTTCACCTGGCGTCGTGATCGATAATGTCTTAATGAGCCGGATCACAGCTGAACTAACGCCATTACCGAATACGTATGTTGGAAATACCAGTACAGATACAACTTCAATTATTTTTGAAGATACCTTCAATACCCTCACAGTTGGAAATACCCCTAATGCGATGATTCGTGCCTTTAGTGACGAGACAAAATTGCTTTATATCGCTTTTGGAAATGAAGAATATGTATCAGTCATTGATGTTTCAACTCACACAGAAATGACAACCATCTCTGTAATGGGGACAACAGATTACTATTTTAATCGAAACATTGCGGTTAGTCCAGATGGTTCAAAAGTGTATATCGCATCTAACCAATCAGATAATGGGTTTGTAAACGTCGTTGACACGAGTACGAATCAATTAGTAGGCG
This portion of the Bacillus carboniphilus genome encodes:
- a CDS encoding YncE family protein, whose protein sequence is MSNEFNWMNFNSQALVVLTENEDQFVVSGTTQVQPTGALSGVFLVVDIQTGDIITQITINNEIAEPIYDIVLSLDGNYLYVTTEEPQCIFYNFYVFDTSNWGQITSIRLKDSSEFSSTTPGLIRQITEGEEDNIIFASYKDNSTGYLYEISRCGDTFNSVTNISISNSGAFYSISSDGSTIVVANQDGNSVSFIETSTLTEEFTLLNTGTGPQVLVVD
- a CDS encoding NTTRR-F1 domain, whose translation is MTLLQNIVINGQFQSGELSPWTGINACIVENPCPTVVGRYSALLKGGSEDATLEQLINVVKEESYQLFISLAANQKGTSPFVRIVLEYLDSDLVFIENGVELNIEKSQLPNGKQDTFKLITENTTTLPQNAAFARLIITKKGIKNTTAIFIDNVVLNRVNTSFDVTIPFAYVGNTGETSVTPLPIGDTIQLSGGNPVAMALVNNCVYVANGRIITVIDTTDDSTTPIAISLDTLYQYNRNILVNSSETKIYVCAGESTDSAGLVVVIDTSSNSLEAQVEVGVEPVALALTSDDETLYVLSQTANTVSVIDTDTNTFTASFTASTNRTDATFLQINPDNSKLIIGYQSANSFDVYNIPENTFNQSIAFPDSGLEMRSIGLSLDESYIFIGTTSRFLSYDSTDLSFFAQTADDIPSGDQNTFVQVQNSTNTICIYVGISSTNRVYQILKRVNDSLEIITNVSISNFNSGFIGLSGDNETIVTANEGNNTASLIELDTLTIFGNSNVGSSPQVLVVI
- a CDS encoding NTTRR-F1 domain, with protein sequence MRIQNLIQNGNFKSGTLDPWLGENTDVIGSPCPSIVDGFSARLKSGEEVANLFQNFNVITGETYQLVLSIATAGKGTSPPVKIRVEYLNRLLEVVGIGLDESIPKSQLPNGSEGKFNTIQLLTTVVPKEVRFARLIIEKQGLAFSPSVVIDNVFMSRITAELTPLPNTYVGNTGTDTTSIIFEDNFNTLTVGNTPNAMIRAFNGDTRLLYIAFGNEQYVSVIDVSTQEVLTTIPVSGVADFYYNRNIAVSPDASRVYMVTDQFGTGFVNIIDTCTNQLANVVTVGENPLALALTSDGSTLYVANGNSKSVSQLDTENLIIIETFDFLDDFGESISFLVLTSNEQQMIVGGFGPQGDLSCNGKFEVIDVVSSEVIFSITYGTDTNEIIYSMTLSSDGEFLYVGTADNDERTRKTFLNIFDTSTWDCIDIQLYSEFLSTGSGNYFIPYVIQEVSEGVGESLIYVSVVNSSQDVMNIYEISRCNNTFNTVTNVSIDGFTNGYFMLSSDASTITTANQSGNSVSYISTDTFSVASTITVGTCPEVLVVD
- a CDS encoding NTTRR-F1 domain, translated to MAITQDLIQNGNFKSGTLDPWIGENADVIASPCPSIVDDFSARLKGGEEVATLFQNFNVITGETYQLVLSIATARKGTSPPVKIRVEFLNRLLEVVGIGLDESISQSQLPNGADGKFNTIQLLTAVVPKEARFARLIIEKQGLAFSPGVVIDNVLMSRITAELTPLPNTYVGNTSTDTTSIIFEDTFNTLTVGNTPNAMIRAFSDETKLLYIAFGNEEYVSVIDVSTHTEMTTISVMGTTDYYFNRNIAVSPDGSKVYIASNQSDNGFVNVVDTSTNQLVGVVTVGGNPTAVLISNNGSNVYVGSVGSTSVVQIDTDNLIITETFTLNSNYRYTLFLAITSSDQQLIVGTEGDLSNQCNGDKDLPGRFSIFDVSTGERIIENTLAECEIMYSMSISTDEMFLYVGTTLASNGSTLLRVYDTMQFKEITCLQLVKGGANFPKPNVIASISEGEGEEIIFVSGIDIVIGFIFFTNIYEVSRCNDSFTTITNICIDGFTNGFFTVSSDGSSIITANQSDNTISFFDTDSFTLNTTLDVGAGPEVLVVD